A window from Populus trichocarpa isolate Nisqually-1 chromosome 3, P.trichocarpa_v4.1, whole genome shotgun sequence encodes these proteins:
- the LOC7465870 gene encoding aquaporin PIP1-1, whose protein sequence is MEGKEEDVKLGANKFSERQPIGTSAQTDKDYKEAPPAPLFEPGELKSWSFYRAGIAEFIATFLFLYITVLTVMGVTKPGTSKCSTVGIQGIAWAFGGMIFALVYCTAGISGGHINPAVTFGLFLARKLSLTRAVFYIIMQCLGAICGAGVVKGLQGSHNYELQGGGANVVNHGYTKGDGLGAEIVGTFVLVYTVFSATDAKRNARDSHVPILAPLPIGFAVFLVHLATIPITGTGINPARSLGAAIIFNKDHAWDDHWIFWVGPFIGAALAAVYHQIVIRAIPFKSRA, encoded by the exons atggaggGCAAAGAAGAGGATGTTAAGCTCGGAGCTAACAAGTTCTCAGAAAGACAGCCTATTGGGACATCAGCTCAAACAGACAAGGATTACAAAGAGGCGCCACCGGCTCCTTTGTTTGAGCCCGGTGAACTCAAGTCATGGTCCTTTTACAGGGCTGGTATTGCTGAGTTCATAGCCACTTTCTTGTTCCTTTACATCACTGTCTTGACTGTCATGGGTGTTACTAAGCCTGGTACCAGCAAATGTTCCACTGTTGGTATTCAAGGCATTGCTTGGGCTTTTGGTGGCATGATCTTTGCCCTTGTTTACTGCACTGCTGGTATCTCAG GTGGACACATCAACCCAGCTGTGACCTTTGGGCTGTTTTTGGCAAGGAAGCTCTCTTTGACAAGGGCTGTGTTTTACATCATCATGCAGTGCCTTGGTGCAATCTGTGGTGCTGGTGTAGTGAAGGGTCTCCAAGGAAGCCACAACTACGAGCTTCAGGGTGGCGGAGCTAATGTTGTGAATCATGGATACACCAAGGGTGATGGCCTTGGTGCGGAGATAGTCGGTACCTTTGTTCTTGTCTACACTGTCTTCTCTGCTACTGATGCCAAGAGAAACGCTAGAGACTCTCATGTCCCT ATTTTGGCTCCCCTTCCCATTGGATTTGCAGTCTTCTTGGTTCATTTGGCTACCATCCCCATAACTGGAACTGGCATTAACCCGGCAAGGAGTCTTGGAGCCGCCATCATCTTCAACAAAGACCATGCATGGGATGACCAC TGGATCTTCTGGGTTGGCCCATTCATTGGAGCTGCTCTTGCCGCTGTCTACCACCAGATAGTCATTAGAGCCATTCCTTTCAAGAGCAGAGCTTAA
- the LOC7465871 gene encoding short-chain dehydrogenase TIC 32, chloroplastic, whose amino-acid sequence MWPFWWKGPSGFSPRSTAEQVTQGIDATGLTAIVTGASSGIGTETTRVLALRCAHVVMAVRNVESGRKVKEEILKEFPTAKIDVMHLDLNSMESVRKFASEFISLGLPLNLLINNAGIMAAPFMLSQDNIEMQFATNHVGHFLLTDLVLDTMKKTALESDREGRIVIVSSEAHRFAYSEGIRFDKINDESGYNSIWAYGQSKLANVLHANELTRRLKEEGVNITANSLHPGSIMTNLLRFHSVINSVVTMVGRFALKNVQQGAATTCYVALHPQVKGVSGEYFMDSNLSKASSLAKDEELAKKLWDFSLSLTNPK is encoded by the exons ATGTGGCCTTTTTGGTGGAAAGGACCATCTGGGTTCTCACCTAGATCAACAGCCGAGCAAGTTACTCAAGGGATTGATGCAACTGGTCTCACTGCCATAGTTACAG GAGCCTCGAGTGGTATTGGAACAGAGACCACACGTGTTCTTGCTTTGCGTTGTGCCCATGTAGTTATGGCAGTAAGGAATGTGGAATCTGGTAGGAAAGTCAAAGAAGAAATACTCAAGGAATTCCCTACTGCTAAGATTGATGTTATGCATCTAGATCTCAACTCAATGGAATCAGTGAGGAAATTTGCATCGGAATTTATATCTTTGGGTCTTCCACTGAATCTCCTAAT TAACAATGCAGGCATTATGGCAGCTCCTTTCATGCTTTCCCAAGACAACATAGAAATGCAATTTGCAACCAACCATGTGG GCCATTTTCTTCTGACAGACCTTGTATTGGACACCATGAAAAAGACAGCACTTGAAAGCGATCGAGAGGGAAGGATTGTTATCGTATCATCAGAAGCTCACCGTTTTGCATACAGTGAGGGAATTcgttttgataaaatcaatgaTGAATCAGG ATACAACAGTATTTGGGCTTATGGACAATCAAAGCTTGCTAATGTATTGCATGCTAATGAGCTCACTAGGCGCCTTAAG GAAGAAGGGGTCAATATAACTGCTAATTCACTTCATCCTGGATCAATTATGACCAATCTTCTACGTTTCCACAGTGTTATTAATA GTGTTGTAACTATGGTTGGCAGATTTGCGCTCAAAAATGTTCAACAG GGAGCTGCAACTACATGCTATGTGGCATTGCATCCACAAGTTAAGGGGGTAAGCGGAGAATATTTCATGGACAGTAACCTGTCCAAAGCTAGCTCTTTGGCTAAAGATGAAGAACTGGCCAAAAAACTATGGGATTTCAGCTTGAGCTTAACCAACCCCAAGTAG